A window from Nitrospirota bacterium encodes these proteins:
- the plsY gene encoding glycerol-3-phosphate 1-O-acyltransferase PlsY, with amino-acid sequence MEQIWLAVGMGAAGYVLGAIPFGIVVCQWLGTVDPRTAGSRNVGFTNVLRVAGKKAGLLTLAGDLGKGWLVGWVAARSLEPEAVALAVALCPVVGHVFSAFLGFRGGKGVATALGAVIGVAPTVGFAATLVWLLTVAVWKYSSVGALVAFGLLPVLGGAFQRSWEFVGFSLILCGLIWLKHRENLNRLWSGTEPKIGQRPTVIS; translated from the coding sequence ATGGAACAGATTTGGCTCGCCGTCGGCATGGGAGCAGCAGGATACGTGCTCGGGGCGATTCCCTTCGGCATCGTGGTGTGTCAATGGCTGGGAACGGTCGATCCGCGCACCGCAGGAAGCCGAAACGTCGGGTTCACCAACGTGCTCCGGGTCGCGGGCAAGAAAGCCGGGTTGTTGACCCTTGCCGGCGATCTGGGAAAAGGCTGGCTGGTCGGGTGGGTTGCCGCCCGGAGCTTGGAGCCGGAAGCCGTCGCGCTGGCGGTGGCCCTGTGTCCGGTGGTGGGACATGTCTTTTCGGCCTTTCTGGGGTTTCGCGGAGGCAAAGGCGTGGCGACGGCCTTGGGAGCAGTGATCGGCGTCGCGCCGACCGTTGGGTTCGCAGCGACGTTGGTCTGGCTGCTGACCGTCGCGGTGTGGAAGTATTCCTCCGTAGGAGCACTGGTCGCGTTCGGGCTTCTACCGGTTCTGGGCGGCGCGTTCCAGCGCAGTTGGGAGTTTGTGGGGTTTTCGCTGATCCTCTGTGGGCTCATTTGGTTGAAGCATCGAGAAAACCTCAACCGGCTATGGAGTGGAACCGAGCCGAAGATCGGACAGAGGCCAACAGTTATTAGTTAA
- a CDS encoding Do family serine endopeptidase — MTRNIVFSKTRLPVLWVVTILAIVLPCVVGNAAESSSGPSGLRLLEEIQSVITELAEKAKPSVVSIFPVSGPGRSKDLPGERLPNSPGSGSGVIIDPEGHIVTNNHVVGDTNEVEVRLSDKTKLIAQVVGKDPDTDLAVLKVTSERPLPYARFGDSNTVKVGQWVLAVGNPFGLDRTVTLGVVSGIGRDNINLSRYENFIQTDASINPGNSGGPLFNLRGEIIGINTAIINFAQGIGFAIPANMAKQVIQQLLVKGKVVRGWLGVGIQPVTADLAKKFGVNEGEGVLVNEVFENDPAAAAGIKPGDIITKIDGTAIETPNKLSRLIAALPPGAVAKIEVVRDGKRVLLDVALTERRENAIVASLPQSRSELKLGIDVQDLTAALAEKFKLKDHKGVLIAKVEAGSLAQAEGLREGDLIKEVNRAEVSTVNEFTAAVAKIKRGETILLRVLRESRAFYVVLKPSDR; from the coding sequence GTGACGCGCAACATCGTCTTTTCCAAAACCCGACTTCCGGTACTTTGGGTGGTCACGATACTCGCGATTGTGCTGCCGTGTGTTGTTGGGAACGCCGCGGAGTCCTCGTCCGGACCGAGCGGTCTTCGCCTTTTGGAAGAAATCCAGAGTGTCATCACGGAGTTGGCCGAAAAAGCCAAGCCGTCTGTGGTCAGTATTTTTCCGGTCTCAGGCCCCGGTCGCTCCAAGGACCTCCCCGGAGAACGGCTGCCCAATTCTCCTGGTTCCGGGTCCGGCGTGATCATCGATCCTGAAGGGCACATCGTCACCAATAACCATGTCGTGGGCGACACAAACGAGGTGGAAGTCCGGTTATCCGATAAGACGAAATTGATCGCCCAAGTCGTCGGCAAGGATCCGGACACGGACCTGGCGGTGCTGAAAGTGACCAGCGAGCGCCCGTTGCCCTACGCGCGCTTCGGAGATTCCAACACCGTGAAGGTGGGCCAGTGGGTCCTCGCCGTCGGCAATCCCTTCGGGTTGGATCGGACCGTGACCCTGGGGGTCGTGAGCGGAATCGGGCGGGATAACATCAACCTGTCCCGCTATGAGAATTTCATCCAGACCGACGCCTCCATCAACCCGGGCAATTCGGGCGGACCGCTCTTCAACCTGCGCGGCGAGATCATCGGCATCAACACCGCCATCATCAATTTCGCCCAAGGGATCGGCTTCGCGATTCCGGCGAACATGGCCAAGCAGGTGATCCAGCAGTTGTTGGTCAAAGGCAAGGTCGTGCGCGGGTGGCTGGGCGTCGGCATTCAGCCGGTGACGGCGGATCTGGCCAAGAAATTCGGCGTCAACGAAGGGGAAGGCGTCCTCGTGAACGAAGTGTTCGAGAACGATCCGGCGGCGGCGGCCGGCATCAAGCCGGGCGACATCATCACCAAGATCGACGGGACGGCGATCGAGACGCCCAACAAGCTCTCGCGCCTGATCGCCGCGCTGCCTCCCGGTGCGGTCGCGAAAATCGAGGTCGTGCGCGACGGGAAGCGTGTGTTGCTGGATGTCGCGTTGACCGAGCGCCGGGAAAACGCGATCGTCGCCTCGCTGCCGCAGTCTCGGAGCGAGCTGAAGTTAGGCATCGATGTGCAGGATTTGACGGCCGCGCTGGCCGAAAAGTTCAAGTTGAAGGACCACAAAGGCGTCCTGATCGCCAAGGTGGAAGCGGGCAGCCTGGCTCAGGCCGAGGGGCTCCGCGAAGGAGACCTGATCAAGGAAGTCAACCGGGCGGAAGTCTCCACCGTCAATGAGTTCACCGCCGCCGTCGCGAAGATCAAACGCGGTGAGACGATCCTGCTACGCGTGCTCCGCGAGAGCCGGGCTTTCTACGTCGTCTTGAAACCCTCAGACCGCTGA
- the kdsA gene encoding 3-deoxy-8-phosphooctulonate synthase, whose amino-acid sequence MYEVDLGPFKVGAAHRRFLIAGPCVIESERLAMETAERIAEITKTLGMPYIFKSSYDKANRSSIDSFRGPGLREGLAVLRKVREQVGVPVLTDVHTVEEAQAAADVADVLQIPAFLCRQTDLLIAAARTGRAVNVKKGQFLSPWEMGNVVKKLEDSGNRNILLTERGSSFGYSNLVVDMRSLPIMRRLGYPVVFDATHSVQLPGGAGTKSSGQREFVAPLACAAAGAGCDGFFMEVHPDPDSALSDGPNMVPLSELKALLERILRICDAVGPKA is encoded by the coding sequence ATGTATGAGGTAGATCTGGGGCCGTTCAAAGTTGGCGCGGCGCACCGCCGGTTTTTGATTGCCGGTCCCTGCGTGATCGAGAGCGAGCGTTTGGCAATGGAGACTGCCGAGCGGATCGCGGAGATCACCAAGACGCTCGGCATGCCGTATATTTTCAAGTCCTCCTATGACAAGGCGAATCGCAGCTCGATCGATTCCTTCCGCGGTCCCGGGCTCCGGGAGGGGTTGGCTGTCCTGCGGAAGGTGAGAGAGCAGGTCGGCGTTCCCGTGCTGACCGACGTCCACACGGTCGAAGAAGCGCAGGCCGCAGCCGACGTCGCAGACGTGCTACAGATTCCCGCCTTTCTATGCCGGCAGACGGATCTATTGATCGCGGCGGCCCGAACCGGACGCGCGGTGAATGTAAAGAAGGGACAGTTTCTCTCGCCGTGGGAAATGGGCAACGTCGTCAAGAAGCTCGAAGACAGCGGCAATCGGAACATTCTTTTGACCGAGCGGGGCTCCTCGTTCGGCTATAGCAATCTGGTGGTCGACATGCGGTCGTTGCCGATCATGCGACGGCTTGGCTACCCGGTCGTGTTCGATGCCACGCATAGCGTCCAATTACCCGGCGGAGCCGGGACGAAATCCAGTGGTCAGCGGGAATTCGTCGCGCCGCTGGCGTGCGCTGCGGCAGGGGCCGGATGCGACGGCTTCTTCATGGAAGTCCATCCCGATCCGGATTCGGCGCTCTCGGACGGCCCGAACATGGTGCCCCTTTCGGAATTGAAAGCGTTGCTTGAGCGAATCCTGCGCATCTGTGACGCCGTCGGTCCCAAAGCCTGA
- the rfaE1 gene encoding D-glycero-beta-D-manno-heptose-7-phosphate kinase, with amino-acid sequence MGTTRPGRSMSSARRSARAGTVSETERGESGASLQALQRHIQRFPHASVLVVGDLILDHYIWGRVNRISPEAPVPVVHVESESLKLGGAANVYNNILSLGGRADLCGVIGADESGRLLLKELGLRRQGRGGVIIDADRPTTRKSRVIAHNQQVVRYDVERRTELKAPLQKRIVRYVESRLREISCLVVSDYAKGVVTAPLMAELTRLAALRRIPIIVDPKVEHFGYYKGVTVVTPNHLEATQAAGVHGDDDQAVNEAGAMIRQRLGCWSVLVTRGERGMSLYEADGASWHIPTRARQVYDVTGAGDTVVGTLALALATGASMREAATLANYAAGIVVGMVGTATVTPQQLSDALEHA; translated from the coding sequence ATGGGAACGACTCGGCCAGGCCGTTCGATGAGCAGTGCGCGCCGGTCCGCGCGCGCCGGCACGGTTTCGGAAACCGAGCGTGGCGAATCCGGCGCCTCCCTTCAAGCGCTTCAGCGGCACATCCAGCGCTTTCCCCACGCCAGCGTGCTGGTCGTCGGGGATCTGATCCTGGACCATTACATCTGGGGCCGCGTCAACCGGATCTCACCCGAAGCCCCGGTGCCCGTCGTCCATGTCGAATCCGAATCGCTGAAACTCGGCGGAGCGGCGAACGTCTACAACAATATCCTGTCGCTCGGCGGCCGGGCGGATCTCTGCGGGGTCATCGGCGCGGACGAGAGCGGCCGGCTCCTGCTCAAAGAGCTCGGTCTGCGCCGGCAGGGACGGGGCGGCGTGATCATCGACGCCGACAGGCCGACGACCAGAAAAAGCCGGGTCATCGCCCACAACCAGCAGGTGGTCCGGTACGACGTCGAGCGGCGAACAGAATTGAAAGCCCCGCTCCAGAAACGGATCGTCCGGTATGTCGAGTCGCGACTGCGGGAGATCTCCTGTTTGGTCGTGTCGGACTACGCCAAAGGCGTCGTCACCGCGCCCTTGATGGCCGAACTCACCAGACTGGCCGCGCTGCGCCGCATCCCGATCATCGTCGATCCCAAAGTCGAACACTTCGGCTACTACAAGGGCGTGACGGTCGTCACCCCGAATCATCTCGAAGCCACCCAAGCCGCGGGCGTGCACGGCGACGACGACCAGGCCGTCAACGAAGCCGGAGCGATGATTCGACAACGCCTGGGGTGCTGGTCGGTCCTCGTCACCCGCGGGGAACGGGGAATGAGCCTGTATGAGGCCGACGGCGCGAGTTGGCATATTCCCACCCGCGCGCGGCAGGTTTATGATGTCACGGGCGCGGGCGACACCGTCGTCGGGACCCTGGCTCTGGCCCTGGCGACCGGCGCCTCCATGCGCGAGGCGGCGACACTGGCGAATTATGCCGCCGGGATCGTGGTCGGCATGGTCGGCACCGCGACGGTGACCCCTCAGCAACTCTCGGACGCGTTGGAACATGCGTAG
- the kdsB gene encoding 3-deoxy-manno-octulosonate cytidylyltransferase — protein MRRPAGPVTVVIPARFGSSRFPGKPLVQIMGKSLIQHVYERARTCRAIDAVIVATDDDRVRETVEGFGGLVVMTEEPFRTGTDRVAGVARQRAGEYFVDLQGDEILLHSDLLTDLVEPFLASEAEMGTLKRRLESADDLRNPAVVKVVTDARGDALYFSRAPIPHVRDDADEALRHGLHYMHLGLYIYTRRTLLRLAELPTGSAEDAEKLEQLRALEHGIRIRVWETRHPSLRIDTPEDLLKAEKTLQQREAARC, from the coding sequence ATGCGTAGACCGGCCGGACCGGTGACAGTCGTCATTCCCGCCCGTTTCGGCTCGTCGCGGTTCCCCGGCAAACCGCTGGTCCAGATCATGGGGAAGTCCCTGATCCAACATGTGTACGAACGGGCGCGGACCTGCCGGGCCATCGACGCGGTGATCGTCGCGACCGACGACGACCGCGTCCGCGAGACGGTCGAAGGGTTCGGCGGGCTGGTCGTCATGACCGAAGAACCGTTCCGAACCGGAACCGACCGGGTGGCGGGAGTGGCGCGACAGCGGGCGGGCGAGTATTTCGTGGATCTCCAAGGCGACGAGATCCTGCTGCATTCCGATCTGCTCACGGACCTCGTCGAACCGTTTCTCGCGAGCGAGGCGGAAATGGGCACGCTCAAGCGTCGACTGGAGTCCGCCGACGACCTTCGCAATCCCGCCGTCGTGAAAGTGGTCACCGACGCGCGCGGCGATGCGCTCTATTTCTCCCGCGCGCCGATCCCGCACGTGCGGGACGATGCGGACGAGGCGCTCCGGCATGGGTTGCATTACATGCACCTCGGTCTCTACATTTATACACGCCGGACGCTGCTTCGATTGGCCGAGTTGCCGACTGGGAGCGCGGAAGACGCTGAGAAGCTCGAACAACTCCGCGCGCTGGAACACGGCATCCGCATCCGGGTGTGGGAAACGCGCCACCCGTCCCTGCGGATCGACACGCCGGAAGACCTGCTCAAGGCCGAGAAAACGTTGCAACAACGGGAGGCGGCGCGGTGCTGA
- a CDS encoding KpsF/GutQ family sugar-phosphate isomerase: MSIEQGKRVLEIEAEAIRALVDRIDHRFAEAVDLLQRCAGKVVVSGMGKSGLIGQKIAATLASTGTPAFFLHPAEGIHGDLGMLARKDVLVAISNSGETQEVLHLLPFVKRMGIPVVAMTGRPESTLAKNSDVVLDVSVKEEACPMGLAPTASTTATLAMGDALAIALLQKRGFKQEDFALFHPGGTLGRRLLVKVRDLMHAGEALPRVGVQSSGHDAILEMTAKKLGMTTVVDGEGRLLGVITDGDLRRFLQRGGDLGNVTAGDLASRNPKTIAPDDLATAAVHLMERFSITSLVVVDTVGQIVGVIHLHDLLKHGIV, translated from the coding sequence ATGAGCATTGAGCAGGGGAAACGCGTCTTGGAAATCGAGGCGGAGGCGATCCGCGCGCTCGTGGATCGGATCGATCATCGCTTCGCGGAAGCCGTCGATCTCTTGCAGCGGTGCGCCGGCAAGGTCGTCGTGTCCGGCATGGGCAAATCCGGGCTGATCGGTCAAAAGATCGCCGCGACCCTGGCGAGCACGGGGACCCCCGCCTTTTTTCTGCACCCGGCCGAAGGCATTCACGGCGATCTGGGCATGCTGGCGAGAAAGGATGTCCTGGTCGCCATTTCGAACAGCGGGGAAACTCAAGAAGTGCTTCACCTGTTGCCGTTCGTGAAGCGGATGGGCATCCCGGTGGTGGCCATGACCGGCCGCCCCGAGTCCACCTTGGCGAAAAACAGCGACGTGGTGCTGGACGTGTCGGTCAAAGAGGAAGCCTGCCCGATGGGCTTGGCGCCCACCGCCAGCACGACCGCGACATTAGCCATGGGTGACGCCCTGGCCATTGCGCTGCTCCAGAAGCGCGGGTTCAAACAAGAGGACTTCGCGCTGTTTCATCCGGGCGGCACGTTGGGCCGGCGGCTGTTGGTGAAGGTGCGTGACCTGATGCATGCCGGGGAGGCCCTGCCTCGCGTCGGCGTCCAGTCGTCCGGTCACGACGCCATCCTGGAAATGACGGCCAAGAAACTGGGGATGACCACGGTCGTCGACGGGGAGGGCCGGCTGCTGGGGGTCATTACCGATGGCGACCTGCGGCGCTTCCTTCAGCGCGGCGGAGATCTGGGCAACGTGACGGCGGGGGACCTCGCGAGCCGGAATCCCAAGACCATCGCCCCGGACGATTTGGCGACCGCCGCGGTGCATCTGATGGAGCGTTTCTCCATTACCTCGCTTGTGGTGGTGGATACGGTGGGGCAGATCGTCGGGGTGATTCATCTGCACGATCTGCTCAAACACGGCATTGTGTAA
- a CDS encoding CTP synthase: MSKFIFVTGGVVSSLGKGLASASIGNLLESRGLKITFLKLDPYINVDPGTMNPYQHGEVYVTDDGAETDLDLGHYERYTSLTLTRENNYTTGRIYHSVITKERRGDYLGGTVQVVPHITDEIKQSIRRVAEGTDVAIVEIGGTVGDIESLPFLEAIRQMPYDVGRDNVLYVHLTLVPYIGAAGELKTKPTQHSVNKLREIGIQPNILLCRTDRYLPPDIKAKIALFCNVEKEAVITAKDVETVYEVPIVFRKEGLDELIVRQLRLETGPPDLRQWDAMVQKIKYPKHEVLVALVGKYVGLKESYKSLAEALVHGGIDHETRVNIRWIESEELERVGTEQMLRDADGILIPGGFGARGIEGKIQTIRYARERGIPFFGLCLGMQCAVIELARNVAGLAGANSAEFDPQTPHPVIDLMADQRSVHDKGGTMRLGAYPCRLLEGSLAHKAYGVSEVRERHRHRYEFNNAYRDVLTSHGLVLSGVSPDQRLVEIVELPHHPWFLATQFHPEFTSRPHHPHPLFSAFVAASLRRKCGR; the protein is encoded by the coding sequence ATGAGCAAATTCATCTTCGTGACCGGCGGCGTGGTCTCGTCGTTGGGCAAAGGCCTGGCCTCGGCATCCATCGGCAATTTGCTGGAAAGCCGGGGCTTGAAGATCACGTTCCTGAAGCTCGACCCCTATATCAACGTCGATCCCGGTACGATGAACCCGTACCAGCACGGGGAAGTGTACGTTACGGACGACGGAGCCGAGACGGACCTGGATCTCGGGCATTACGAACGGTACACCTCGCTGACGCTCACCCGCGAGAACAATTACACGACCGGCCGGATCTACCATTCAGTCATCACCAAAGAGCGCCGCGGCGACTATCTGGGCGGAACCGTCCAGGTCGTGCCGCACATCACCGATGAAATCAAGCAGTCGATCCGGCGGGTGGCGGAAGGGACGGATGTGGCCATCGTCGAGATCGGCGGCACGGTCGGCGATATCGAGAGCCTCCCATTTTTGGAAGCCATCCGCCAGATGCCTTACGACGTCGGGCGGGACAACGTCCTGTACGTGCATCTGACGCTGGTCCCCTATATCGGGGCGGCGGGCGAGCTCAAGACGAAACCGACGCAGCACTCGGTCAACAAACTGCGGGAGATCGGCATCCAGCCCAACATCCTGTTGTGCCGGACCGACCGCTATCTACCGCCCGACATCAAAGCCAAGATCGCCCTCTTCTGCAACGTCGAGAAAGAGGCCGTGATCACGGCCAAAGACGTCGAGACGGTCTACGAAGTGCCGATCGTGTTCCGCAAGGAAGGGCTCGACGAGCTGATCGTACGGCAACTGCGCCTGGAGACCGGTCCCCCGGATTTGCGCCAGTGGGACGCGATGGTCCAGAAAATCAAGTACCCGAAGCATGAGGTGCTCGTCGCCTTGGTCGGCAAATACGTCGGGCTCAAGGAGTCCTACAAAAGTTTGGCCGAAGCGTTGGTCCACGGGGGCATCGATCACGAGACGCGCGTCAATATCCGGTGGATCGAGTCCGAAGAGCTCGAACGGGTGGGCACCGAGCAGATGTTACGGGACGCCGACGGGATCCTAATTCCTGGCGGTTTCGGGGCGCGGGGGATCGAGGGCAAGATTCAAACGATCCGCTATGCACGCGAGCGCGGTATTCCGTTCTTCGGTCTCTGCCTGGGCATGCAGTGCGCGGTGATCGAACTGGCGAGGAACGTTGCCGGACTGGCGGGCGCCAACAGTGCGGAGTTCGATCCGCAGACCCCGCACCCCGTCATCGACCTGATGGCCGACCAGCGCTCGGTTCATGACAAGGGCGGCACGATGAGGTTGGGCGCCTATCCTTGCCGCCTCCTGGAGGGTAGCCTGGCCCACAAAGCCTACGGCGTGTCGGAGGTGCGCGAGCGTCACCGGCACCGGTACGAATTCAACAACGCCTACCGGGACGTGCTGACCAGTCACGGTCTGGTGTTGAGTGGGGTGTCGCCAGACCAACGGCTGGTCGAGATCGTCGAGTTGCCCCATCATCCTTGGTTCCTGGCGACACAATTTCATCCGGAATTCACCTCGCGGCCGCATCATCCTCATCCGCTCTTTAGCGCGTTTGTGGCGGCGTCGCTGCGAAGAAAATGTGGCCGGTAA
- a CDS encoding TrkA C-terminal domain-containing protein has protein sequence MIFEFLSRIRKELTVTAKALQEITLAISERVNRKVQILRFHWQAASMAHRLEAIYQDLGRRLSDTLDRRTHMDDRPASPPPEIDEVKRTLEASARQVRHLKHLLARLDSLIRELKLEAAHEDMIRIHQDLALRSATMKRVTVARESLLVGRSVQEFELPPSVRVAAILRGPFLLPVTESLTVRTDDVVILLGPQDDLAEVLPRFWGRRSVTIA, from the coding sequence ATGATCTTCGAATTCCTATCCCGCATCCGCAAAGAACTCACCGTCACCGCGAAAGCCCTGCAGGAAATCACCCTGGCGATCTCCGAGCGTGTCAATCGGAAGGTCCAGATCCTCCGCTTCCATTGGCAAGCCGCCTCCATGGCGCATCGACTAGAAGCGATCTATCAGGACTTGGGCCGGCGCCTCTCCGACACCCTGGACAGGAGGACGCACATGGACGACCGCCCTGCGTCGCCACCGCCAGAAATCGACGAGGTCAAACGAACTCTCGAGGCTTCCGCTCGACAAGTCCGGCACCTGAAGCACCTCCTCGCGCGTCTGGATAGCCTGATTCGGGAATTGAAACTTGAAGCGGCGCATGAAGATATGATTAGAATTCATCAAGACTTGGCACTTCGCTCGGCAACGATGAAACGTGTCACGGTCGCGAGAGAGTCGCTGCTGGTTGGCCGGTCTGTTCAGGAGTTCGAGTTGCCGCCCAGCGTCAGAGTCGCCGCGATCCTGCGAGGCCCGTTCTTGTTGCCTGTAACCGAGAGCCTGACCGTTCGAACAGACGACGTGGTCATCCTGCTCGGCCCGCAGGACGATCTCGCGGAGGTCCTGCCCCGCTTTTGGGGTCGGCGATCGGTTACAATAGCGTGA
- the fusA gene encoding elongation factor G codes for MKESRVESVRNVAVVSNTGAGKTSLTEALLFTAGAIPTMGSVANGTTVSDFEPEEIHRRISVSTSVLHFGWKDTTVNLLDTPGALSFLGETQTALRAVDGVVLVVGAATGVRTELRRMWQSIRELRLPCLVFVNELDKEGTSYRAVIEECERTLGLTALPIAVPIGEGQALEGVVDLLQGAAIRSRSDSPKVQAGSVPADLAGVVAEARKKLIEGVAEVDDRLLEKYLSEGDLDAVELLQGLRNGVLTSKFVPVLGGSAVRTVGVATLLDALGSLLPSPVDSATLRPLEGAHPYNGERVMRQPSPSDRFSAFVFKTLIDPFLGRMTYARILSGTLAADSGFFNATKKVKEKGGHLFTILGKKYAPVPSAVAGDIVAIGKLKDTQTGDTLCDEHDPILYPGLQLARPVMSFAVEPKSKADVEKVSLGLHKLIEEDPTLEFTRNAETKEMVLSGMGQLHIDVTFEKLRRKYGVEVTIHTPKVPYRETIKTVAQAQGKYKKQTGGHGQYGDCWLQLTPLPRGKGFEFENKIVGGAIPRNFIPAVEKGVVEAMHEGVLAGFPVVDVRVTVYDGSYHVVDSSELAFKIAASMGFKKAMEAAHPVLLEPMMSVEVNAPEDYVGAVIGDLNSRRGRILNVTATGGMQSIKAVVPLAEMLKYDPALNSITAGRGTYTMEFLNYEEVPRELAGRIIDEHKAVKHAVAQ; via the coding sequence ATGAAAGAATCCCGCGTCGAGTCGGTCAGGAATGTCGCAGTCGTGTCGAACACCGGGGCCGGGAAAACTTCCCTGACGGAAGCGCTCCTCTTCACGGCGGGTGCTATCCCGACGATGGGATCGGTCGCAAACGGGACGACGGTATCGGATTTCGAACCCGAGGAAATCCATCGGCGGATCTCGGTCAGCACCAGCGTGCTTCATTTCGGATGGAAGGACACGACGGTGAATCTGCTCGACACACCGGGCGCCCTCAGCTTCCTGGGTGAAACCCAGACGGCTCTCCGCGCCGTCGACGGCGTGGTGCTTGTCGTCGGTGCGGCGACCGGGGTCCGAACCGAGTTGCGGCGGATGTGGCAGAGCATTCGAGAGCTTCGCCTGCCGTGCCTCGTGTTCGTGAACGAGTTGGACAAGGAGGGGACATCGTATCGCGCCGTCATCGAGGAATGCGAACGGACCTTAGGCCTGACCGCCTTGCCGATTGCGGTACCGATCGGAGAGGGTCAGGCGCTGGAGGGTGTCGTCGATCTGTTGCAGGGCGCGGCGATCCGGTCGCGAAGCGACAGCCCCAAGGTGCAGGCGGGGAGCGTGCCGGCCGACCTGGCCGGTGTCGTCGCCGAGGCGCGCAAGAAACTGATCGAGGGCGTGGCCGAAGTCGATGATCGATTACTGGAAAAGTATCTGTCGGAAGGCGATCTCGATGCGGTCGAGTTGCTGCAAGGCCTCCGGAACGGGGTGCTCACGAGCAAGTTCGTGCCTGTGCTCGGCGGCTCCGCCGTGCGGACCGTCGGAGTCGCGACGCTGTTGGACGCGCTGGGTTCCCTGCTGCCGTCGCCGGTCGACAGCGCCACGTTGCGGCCGCTGGAGGGGGCACATCCGTATAACGGCGAACGGGTCATGCGTCAACCTTCTCCGTCCGACCGTTTTTCGGCGTTCGTGTTCAAGACTCTCATCGATCCGTTCCTGGGACGGATGACCTATGCCCGCATCCTGTCCGGAACCCTGGCGGCGGACTCGGGATTCTTCAATGCGACCAAAAAGGTCAAGGAAAAAGGCGGGCATCTGTTTACGATTTTGGGGAAGAAATACGCGCCGGTGCCGTCGGCGGTCGCCGGCGACATCGTGGCGATCGGGAAACTGAAAGACACCCAGACCGGCGACACGCTCTGCGACGAGCACGACCCGATTCTCTATCCGGGGCTTCAATTGGCGCGGCCGGTCATGTCGTTCGCCGTCGAACCCAAGTCCAAAGCGGACGTCGAGAAGGTCAGCCTCGGACTCCATAAGCTCATCGAGGAAGATCCGACGTTGGAGTTCACCCGCAATGCCGAGACGAAGGAAATGGTGCTCAGCGGGATGGGGCAGCTCCATATCGACGTCACCTTCGAAAAGCTCCGGCGCAAATACGGGGTGGAGGTGACGATCCATACGCCCAAGGTGCCCTATCGCGAGACCATCAAGACCGTGGCCCAGGCGCAAGGGAAGTACAAGAAACAAACGGGCGGCCACGGGCAATATGGAGACTGCTGGCTCCAGCTCACGCCGCTCCCGCGCGGGAAGGGATTCGAGTTCGAAAACAAGATCGTGGGCGGCGCGATCCCGCGGAATTTCATTCCCGCCGTCGAGAAAGGCGTGGTGGAGGCCATGCACGAAGGCGTGTTGGCCGGATTTCCGGTCGTGGACGTGCGCGTGACCGTGTACGACGGGTCGTACCACGTGGTAGATTCGTCGGAACTCGCCTTCAAGATCGCCGCATCGATGGGGTTCAAGAAGGCGATGGAGGCCGCGCATCCGGTGCTGTTGGAACCGATGATGAGCGTCGAAGTCAACGCCCCGGAAGATTACGTGGGCGCCGTCATCGGTGATCTGAACTCGCGGCGGGGACGCATTCTGAACGTGACGGCGACCGGGGGGATGCAGTCCATCAAGGCCGTCGTGCCGCTGGCCGAGATGCTGAAGTACGATCCGGCCTTGAATTCCATTACGGCCGGCCGAGGGACGTACACCATGGAGTTCCTGAATTATGAGGAGGTCCCTCGTGAACTGGCGGGACGGATCATCGACGAACACAAGGCGGTGAAACACGCCGTCGCACAGTGA
- the pgsA gene encoding CDP-diacylglycerol--glycerol-3-phosphate 3-phosphatidyltransferase translates to MRVSDVWKQAGIGLAKSAAQETNINLPNLLTVSRILLIPVFVMLFATPTPARSLAAAVVFVVAAVTDMLDGYLARRRSQITRLGRLLDPIADKLLVLSALILLVQYDRVSALVAILIIAREVAVTGIRAIAATEGMILSAELTGKYKMALQVVAVVFLVLEDTVLATFGNLHAAGTVTLYVSLVLGYVSGAKYLFNFWRQVTLKGL, encoded by the coding sequence ATGCGCGTCAGCGACGTGTGGAAGCAAGCGGGGATCGGTCTGGCCAAATCGGCCGCGCAGGAGACCAACATCAACCTGCCGAATCTCCTGACGGTCTCCCGCATTCTGTTGATCCCTGTCTTTGTGATGCTGTTTGCGACGCCGACGCCTGCGCGGTCGCTGGCGGCGGCCGTGGTGTTTGTCGTGGCGGCGGTCACGGACATGTTGGACGGATATCTCGCCCGCCGACGATCGCAGATTACCCGGTTGGGCCGGTTGCTCGATCCGATCGCGGACAAATTGTTAGTTCTCTCCGCCTTGATCTTGCTGGTGCAATACGACCGGGTGAGCGCGCTGGTGGCTATTCTCATCATCGCCCGCGAAGTCGCCGTGACCGGGATCCGGGCTATTGCGGCGACCGAGGGCATGATTCTGTCGGCGGAGTTGACGGGCAAGTATAAGATGGCCCTGCAGGTCGTGGCGGTCGTGTTCCTGGTGCTCGAGGACACCGTCTTGGCCACATTCGGCAACCTGCACGCGGCAGGAACCGTCACGCTGTATGTCTCCCTGGTGCTCGGCTACGTCTCGGGAGCCAAATACCTGTTCAACTTCTGGCGCCAAGTCACCCTCAAGGGATTGTAA